The following are from one region of the Capsicum annuum cultivar UCD-10X-F1 unplaced genomic scaffold, UCD10Xv1.1 ctg80788, whole genome shotgun sequence genome:
- the LOC124885463 gene encoding probable methyltransferase At1g27930, giving the protein MPPSEIAFPFLLFSPKTRLKKTLLHKYYRAMKFTKRNIIPLLVFILSFASILRLVKICLLTSYSSPIFSALSIVEHPHNLLEEKEINFLYDLVSRKSPCNILVFGLETQYSYQISNINKGGITVFLEDNAAKIKASNSTSNTNNTRIHRVEYQTVAKNAYKILKHARQNQKDCYISATDSAKHDLHSNSSRKCKFISLVTNVPKEVYEVKWDLVIVDGPDGDKPETPGRMAAIYIAGVVARRSKNKNGTHVLVHDVDRMIEKWFSWEFLCDTNLVSSKGKFWDFNILAKPNATTFCPT; this is encoded by the coding sequence ATGCCCCCTTCTGAAATTGctttcccttttcttcttttctcaccAAAAACTCGTCTAAAAAAGACTCTTTTACACAAGTACTATAGAGCTATGAAATTTACAAAAAGAAACATAATCCCACTTCTTGTTTTCATCTTATCATTTGCTTCCATACTCAGACTAGTCAAGATTTGTCTACTTACTTCATATTCCTCTCCGATTTTCTCCGCCTTGTCTATAGTTGAACACCCCCACAATCTCCTCGAGGAGAAAGAAATCAACTTTCTCTATGATCTTGTATCGCGAAAATCACCCTGCAATATTCTTGTTTTCGGGCTTGAAACGCAATACTCTTATCAAATTTCAAACATCAACAAGGGTGGAATCACTGTCTTTCTTGAGGACAACGCCGCGAAGATCAAGGCTAGTAACTCCACGAGTAATACTAACAACACTCGGATTCACAGAGTCGAGTATCAGACAGTTGCTAAAAACGCATACAAGATTTTAAAACATGCTAGACAGAACCAGAAAGACTGCTACATATCAGCTACTGATAGTGCCAAACATGATCTGCATAGTAATTCATCAAGGAAGTGCAAATTTATTTCACTTGTGACAAATGTACCTAAGGAAGTGTATGAAGTGAAGTGGGATTTGGTGATTGTGGATGGACCAGATGGAGATAAACCAGAAACACCAGGAAGAATGGCTGCAATTTATATTGCTGGTGTAGTAGCAAGAAGAAGCAAGAACAAGAATGGGACTCATGTGTTGGTACATGATGTTGATAGAATGATTGAGAAATGGTTTTCTTGGGAATTCTTATGTGACACTAATTTGGTTTCTTCTAAAGGGAAATTCTGGGATTTTAACATACTAGCAAAACCAAATGCCACCACATTTTGTCCTACATAA